The Euphorbia lathyris chromosome 8, ddEupLath1.1, whole genome shotgun sequence genome has a window encoding:
- the LOC136204130 gene encoding uncharacterized protein codes for MKVRSSVKRMCEFCQVIKRRGRVYVICSSNPKHKQRQGMSSFAFEGATSAEANPKPEIAPSHSVRVGLASILPTKHEPSSLFGWRSSIGSLLFKQGK; via the exons ATGAAGGTTCGGTCGTCTGTGAAGAGGATGTGTGAGTTCTGTCAGGTTATTAAACGCCGTGGACGTGTATATGTGATTTGTTCTTCAAATCCAAAGCACAAGCAACGCCAGGGGATGTCATCATTTGCATTTGAAGGAGCCAC GTCTGCAGAGGCAAATCCCAAGCCGGAGATCGCACCCAGCCATAGTGTGAGAGTGGGTCTGGCATCAATTCTTCCTACAAAGCATGAGCCATCATCGTTGTTTGGATGGCGTTCAAGCATTGGATCTCTCCTATTTAAGCAAGGGAAATAG